The Paramormyrops kingsleyae isolate MSU_618 chromosome 12, PKINGS_0.4, whole genome shotgun sequence region TTCTCTATGCAACACAGGCTATAATTTATGTAGATGTTAATACACTGCACTAGTCTGTGTATACATTATTGATAATACATATTTTACACCTATCTTCCAAGATATAGCAATGTAACCAAGATGAGTGAATGTAGTGTGAGAATCTGCACAAGTTAATGAcaaatatgcatatatatgtttTCATGGTACTTAAATTCAGCACTGATCACTATTGACGTGATTTCAAAATGTTCTCATAGAAGCTGGATCCTTCAAGTCAGCCAACCTGTTCAGCCCATCCGGCCCGGTTTTCTCCTGATGACAAGTTCTCCCGGCACAGAGTGACGGTGAAGAAGCGCTTCGGCCTCCTGCTTACCCAGCAGCCAAGACCTATCTTGTAACCTGGACTTTCACTCAAAGTGATGACCCAGAGAGCACCCTTCAATCCCTGACCTGTTGTCACACATTGACTCATTTCATTATGGACTCTGTATAACGTCTTCCATTCATGTCTGTGGATAAAAATCACATTGGAATCTGACCTGCTATGTGATTATATGCAGTTTTTTTAATCCCTTCCATGTACTCCTCATGTTAACCCGAACCTATGAATATTTTGTTAGactttgcttgaaataaaaccattaaaatgaaaatgggcCAAGGCCCCAGAGTCCAGATTTTCAGTGTTCTTCATTAGTAGTGAGCTATTAATGTGATTTCTTGATATGCATGCAACCAATATGGTTTCTAATCACAAAAGGCTCAAAATAAGTTTTATAGGCCACCCTAATTAGAAACCATGTAAATATTTCACTTGGCTTTTAAGTGTAATTGTGCATCATTCAGTCCAAACCTATGCAACAAATTGGGTTGCTTTAAACCTGATCCTTCGGCATGAGTAGAGATGTCACTGTTGTTTGGACTGACAAGAAAATAGATATCGTCATATCTCTTAGACCCACAGGTAGAAATAAGTGGAGTAGGCTACTGAGGGTGTGCCAGGTTGTAGCAGAATTTTCCCAGATTTGTGCAATTTCCCAATCCAGTGACTGAATACTTTAAGTCGATAAATATGTATTTCAAAGGAAAGCCATTATTCACAGGCAGCACCAAAAGAGAATGTTCTGGACAGCATTTTATTAAGCAGAAATACAGTAATACAAGTTGCAGTCTTTTGACCAATTATCAATTTCAGCAACAGGCCGACAATGAGAAACAGCAGGAAAAGACTGAAAGGAAAAGGGAGTGAGATTTTAGTGGTAATCATACAAATACATTTGATACCATgtggaaaaaataaacatttgaccCACTTGATTTAACAATCCACTAACTTTTCAGAGTTAACAGTAAGGAAATTAGGTCTTGACCAACAGTTCTGGCCAGCTCTCTTCCAGAAAAAGCCTGTATCTCATTAGTTTGTTGTGTATTGCTGGTCCTGCTACAGAAATGAAACTAAGACATGTTCCTTGTCATCCCACTCCTGTCAAACGTAGTTCAGGTATTAGAAAAGGTATTCTTGTATTTCTCAGTCTTTGTGTAGGAAACAAGATCACTGGGGCTAGCACACATCCAATATCTGCAATACGACATTCTGTCATAGACCAATTTGGCATTGTCCCCATTACCCTCTCCCAATATTTTCAAGGTTTTCTTATATATCTGGCCCAATTATCTGGAATTTTGACCACATATTATTGTAATAATCACAACACATATAATCTCTAGTCTTACCGTTACATTTCAAACACACTCTTAAACTGGCAACAACGTATGTACGCTAAAACGATTATGACTAGTAAACACCGCAAACACTGCATAGTTCCCACTCGTTCTCCATCAGAGAAATAGGTGTGTGAATATAACGATTAATAAAGTAAATATTCCAGTAGGagataaaacaattaaatatgATATATTGCACTAACCCTCTCCCCCGCTACTTTGTTTCTAAAATAACCCAATCTGTCGTAACTCTGAAAaccctgtggcctgtactacgaagcggggttactgtcttatcggggtaacttgttggatttaaggtagtctgggcaaaatgtaagtgagtgaatatgaagtccatttaaactgtggtaccttaaatccggcaagttaccccgataagccagtaaccccgcttcgtagtacaggccactggaatTAATGGTTATGTTCTACCAGCAGCCCACGTGCGTAGAACTGCGCACGGAACAAAGCGAAAGAGGAAGTACAGGCCGGCGGCGCGCACGCCTGGATACCGAGGCGCTCGGCGGCGCGCACGCAGCAGCTCAACGGACACTGTACGCGGCGAGTGGACGCGCCTAGGATTCGCTGGAACCAAGAAGAGCAATGAAAATGCGGACACTGGGAACATAAGGCGCTAGTAGGAACCACTGGGTAAAAAGCATGTTTTCATCCATTTCGTAATGTAGTTGTACAAGGACAAACCGGCAAATCCTTAAGCGCGGAAGTTATTACGttatatgaaatgaaaataaataagcgGCAGGTTCGAGTAAAAAACAAGTTGGAATAAATCTGAAAGTACTGAGCTCT contains the following coding sequences:
- the nop10 gene encoding H/ACA ribonucleoprotein complex subunit 3 — encoded protein: MFLQYYLNENGDRVYTLKKLDPSSQPTCSAHPARFSPDDKFSRHRVTVKKRFGLLLTQQPRPIL